One window from the genome of Candidatus Chlorohelix allophototropha encodes:
- the ilvN gene encoding acetolactate synthase small subunit translates to MPTITANTGTKHTLVVLLEDEPGALNRVVSMFRRRSFNIESLSVGHTEEANLSRMTLTVAGEDNEVEQMVKHLYKVLEVVKVTDVTAEQSIIREMALIKVTADKPENRAEIMQFAEIFKARVLDVAPDSITLESTGPEDEVDRLFILLKRYGIKESVRTGSVAMLRGSSVAGAI, encoded by the coding sequence ATGCCTACTATAACTGCAAATACAGGAACAAAACACACCCTAGTTGTGTTGCTGGAAGACGAACCGGGCGCTTTGAATCGGGTTGTAAGCATGTTCCGAAGACGCAGCTTCAACATTGAAAGTTTGAGTGTCGGACATACTGAAGAAGCCAATCTTAGCCGTATGACTTTGACCGTTGCCGGTGAAGACAACGAGGTCGAGCAGATGGTTAAACATCTTTATAAGGTACTGGAAGTAGTTAAAGTAACCGATGTCACTGCCGAGCAAAGTATTATTCGTGAAATGGCACTGATAAAAGTCACCGCCGACAAGCCTGAAAACCGGGCTGAAATTATGCAGTTTGCCGAGATCTTTAAAGCACGTGTACTGGATGTAGCCCCCGATAGCATAACACTTGAATCTACTGGACCAGAAGATGAAGTTGATCGTCTGTTTATTTTGTTAAAGCGTTATGGTATCAAGGAGAGCGTTCGAACTGGCAGCGTAGCCATGTTGCGCGGATCCTCTGTTGCTGGAGCAATTTAA
- the ilvB gene encoding biosynthetic-type acetolactate synthase large subunit — MATTTSTQQQADVRFTQRELDGARILCECLIAEGVQIIFGYPGGVLLPLYHVFSEYPEIRHILVRHEQAAAHAADGYARATNKVGVCMGTSGPGATNLVTGIATAMMDSAPVVALTGQVTRSLIGRDAFQETDITGITLPITKHNWLVMDTADLATTIKKAFHIAGTGRPGPVLVDIPKDVFTSKTYFSGYPAEVKMRGYNPTVFGHARQIKQAAKLINEAQRPVLLVGHGVTTSEAYNELMELAERAEIPVISTLQGLSSFPTAHPLSLGMPGMHGNLHANHAINESDVLIAMGMRFDDRVTGNLKSFARNCKIIHIDIDPAEIGKNVPVHIPIVGDVKKVLQVLNLHVNAAKHTEWLEKITHWRGKDAARRENEMARLGVLPPQFIIKTLGEVLGGEAVITTDVGQHQMYVAQHFNFRKANSLISSGGLGTMGFGLPSAMGAKMALGENVPVWTVTGDGGFQMNMQELATCVQEKINVKIAILNNGVLGMIRQWQQVFYDGRYHSTPITGPDFVKLAEAFGVRAWRVTHRDEVARTIQEANDWDGPALIDFIIPQGENVFPMVPPGGSNLDAITEA; from the coding sequence ATGGCTACCACCACTTCAACACAGCAACAGGCTGATGTTCGCTTTACCCAACGCGAACTAGACGGTGCGCGTATTCTCTGCGAGTGCTTAATTGCAGAAGGCGTACAGATTATATTTGGCTATCCCGGTGGTGTGCTTTTGCCGCTCTATCATGTATTTAGCGAATATCCTGAAATCCGGCATATACTCGTAAGGCATGAGCAAGCAGCAGCGCACGCAGCAGATGGCTACGCCCGCGCCACTAATAAGGTAGGGGTTTGTATGGGAACCAGCGGGCCCGGTGCCACCAACTTGGTTACCGGTATTGCGACTGCTATGATGGATAGCGCTCCGGTGGTTGCTCTTACCGGTCAGGTTACACGCAGCCTGATTGGACGCGATGCCTTCCAAGAAACTGACATTACCGGCATCACCTTGCCAATTACCAAGCATAACTGGTTGGTTATGGATACTGCCGATTTGGCAACAACCATCAAAAAGGCATTTCACATTGCCGGTACTGGACGACCCGGACCGGTTCTGGTGGATATTCCTAAAGACGTATTTACCAGCAAAACCTATTTCAGCGGGTATCCTGCGGAAGTAAAAATGCGTGGATATAACCCTACTGTTTTCGGTCATGCTCGCCAAATCAAACAGGCAGCCAAGTTGATTAATGAGGCGCAACGTCCTGTACTTTTGGTAGGTCATGGTGTAACCACTTCCGAAGCTTATAACGAACTGATGGAACTGGCAGAACGAGCCGAGATTCCGGTTATTAGCACCTTACAAGGTTTGAGCAGTTTCCCAACCGCGCATCCTTTGAGCTTGGGTATGCCCGGTATGCACGGCAACCTGCATGCCAACCACGCTATCAATGAGTCGGATGTGCTGATTGCGATGGGTATGCGTTTTGATGACCGTGTAACCGGAAACTTGAAATCCTTCGCCCGTAACTGCAAGATTATCCACATTGATATTGACCCGGCTGAGATCGGTAAAAACGTACCTGTGCATATCCCGATTGTAGGCGATGTGAAAAAAGTATTACAGGTTTTGAACTTGCACGTCAATGCTGCCAAGCATACTGAATGGCTGGAAAAAATTACCCACTGGCGCGGAAAAGACGCAGCACGCCGTGAGAACGAAATGGCACGGTTGGGCGTGTTACCTCCTCAATTCATCATCAAAACTTTAGGTGAGGTTTTAGGCGGAGAAGCGGTTATTACTACCGATGTGGGGCAGCACCAGATGTATGTGGCGCAACACTTCAACTTCCGCAAGGCTAATTCCCTGATTAGTAGCGGCGGTTTGGGTACGATGGGCTTTGGCTTGCCGAGCGCGATGGGCGCAAAAATGGCTTTGGGAGAGAATGTGCCGGTGTGGACGGTAACAGGTGATGGCGGTTTTCAAATGAATATGCAGGAACTTGCCACCTGCGTACAGGAAAAAATCAACGTCAAAATAGCCATCCTGAATAACGGCGTGTTAGGAATGATTAGGCAGTGGCAGCAGGTGTTCTATGATGGTCGCTACCATAGCACCCCAATCACAGGACCAGACTTTGTTAAACTGGCGGAAGCCTTCGGCGTGCGTGCTTGGCGCGTAACCCACCGCGATGAAGTAGCCCGCACTATCCAAGAAGCTAACGATTGGGACGGTCCGGCATTGATTGATTTCATCATCCCGCAAGGTGAAAACGTATTCCCAATGGTTCCCCCGGGTGGCTCAAACCTGGATGCTATTACCGAAGCTTAG